One segment of Streptomyces sp. NBC_00102 DNA contains the following:
- the scpA gene encoding methylmalonyl-CoA mutase — protein MQNPETPEAAGTGGVAAGPIPDFTTVPLLDGEAPPAPSADHWRAAVKESTGSSVDDLLWETPEGITVKPLYTEADLEGVDFLDTFPGIAPYLRGPYPTMYVNQPWTIRQYAGFSTAEESNAFYRRNLAAGQKGLSVAFDLPTHRGYDSDHPRVTGDVGMAGVAIDSILDMRQLFDGIPLDRMSVSMTMNGAVLPVLALYIVAAEEQGVPPEKLAGTIQNDILKEFMVRNTYIYPPGPSMRIISDIFAYTSRKMPRYNSISISGYHIQEAGATADLELAYTLADGVEYLRAGRDAGLDVDAFAPRLSFFWAIGMNFFMEIAKLRAARLLWAKLVREFEPKNPKSLSLRTHSQTSGWSLTAQDVFNNVTRTCVEAMAATQGHTQSLHTNALDEALALPTDFSARIARNTQLLLQQESGTGRVIDPWGGSAYVEKLTYDLARRAWQHIEEVEAAGGMAKAIDAGIPKLRIEEAAARTQARIDSGRQPVIGVNKYRVETDEKIDVRSVDNSSVRTQQIEKLRRLRAERDETACQDALRALTEAAGRAPGADLEGNLLALAVDAARAMATVGEISDALEKVYGRHAGQIRTISGVYRKEAGESPSVDRTRKLVDDFEEAEGRRPRILVAKMGQDGHDRGQKVIASAFADLGFDVDVGPLFQTPAEVARQAVEADVHIVGVSSLAAGHLTLVPALREELAAEGREDVMIVVGGVIPPQDVEALHEAGAASVFPPGTVIPDAAYDLVRRLGAALGHEL, from the coding sequence TCCCGAGGGCATCACGGTCAAGCCGCTGTACACCGAGGCGGATCTGGAGGGCGTCGATTTCCTCGACACCTTTCCGGGCATCGCCCCGTACCTGCGCGGTCCGTACCCGACGATGTACGTCAACCAGCCGTGGACGATCCGTCAGTACGCCGGTTTCTCCACCGCCGAGGAGTCCAACGCCTTCTACCGGCGTAACCTGGCGGCCGGTCAGAAGGGACTCTCGGTCGCCTTCGACCTGCCCACGCACCGGGGGTACGACAGCGACCACCCCCGGGTGACCGGTGACGTAGGCATGGCCGGCGTGGCGATCGACTCGATCCTCGACATGCGCCAGTTGTTCGACGGCATTCCGCTGGACCGGATGTCGGTGTCGATGACGATGAACGGCGCGGTGCTGCCCGTGCTCGCGCTGTACATCGTGGCCGCCGAGGAGCAGGGCGTACCGCCCGAGAAGCTGGCCGGAACCATCCAGAACGACATCCTCAAGGAGTTCATGGTCCGCAACACCTACATCTATCCGCCGGGCCCCTCCATGCGGATCATCTCGGACATCTTCGCGTACACCTCGCGGAAGATGCCTCGGTACAACTCGATCTCCATCTCCGGGTACCACATCCAGGAGGCCGGGGCCACGGCCGACCTGGAGCTGGCCTACACCCTCGCGGACGGGGTGGAGTACCTGCGAGCCGGGCGGGACGCCGGTTTGGACGTGGACGCGTTCGCGCCCCGGCTGTCGTTCTTCTGGGCGATCGGCATGAACTTCTTCATGGAGATCGCGAAGCTCCGGGCCGCTCGGCTGCTCTGGGCCAAGCTGGTCCGGGAGTTCGAGCCGAAGAACCCCAAGTCCCTTTCGCTGCGCACCCATTCCCAGACCTCTGGTTGGTCGCTGACCGCGCAGGACGTGTTCAACAACGTCACCCGCACCTGCGTGGAGGCGATGGCCGCCACCCAGGGGCACACCCAGTCGCTGCACACCAACGCCCTGGACGAGGCGCTCGCGCTGCCGACGGACTTCTCGGCCCGCATCGCCCGCAACACCCAGCTGCTCCTCCAGCAGGAGTCCGGCACCGGACGGGTCATCGACCCGTGGGGCGGCAGCGCGTACGTGGAGAAGCTGACGTACGACCTGGCGCGGCGGGCCTGGCAGCACATCGAGGAGGTGGAGGCGGCCGGCGGCATGGCGAAGGCCATCGACGCGGGCATCCCGAAGCTCCGGATCGAGGAGGCCGCCGCCCGTACGCAGGCGCGCATCGACTCGGGCCGCCAGCCCGTCATCGGCGTCAACAAGTACCGCGTGGAGACGGACGAGAAGATCGACGTCCGCTCGGTCGACAACTCCTCCGTGCGCACCCAGCAGATCGAGAAGCTCCGCCGGCTGCGGGCGGAGCGGGACGAGACCGCCTGCCAGGACGCGCTGCGCGCGCTGACGGAGGCGGCGGGGCGCGCCCCGGGCGCCGATCTGGAGGGCAACCTGCTGGCCCTGGCGGTGGACGCGGCGCGTGCCATGGCCACGGTGGGCGAGATCTCGGACGCGCTGGAGAAGGTGTACGGAAGGCACGCCGGGCAGATCCGTACGATCTCCGGGGTGTACCGCAAAGAGGCAGGAGAGTCCCCGTCGGTGGACCGCACCCGCAAGCTGGTCGACGACTTCGAGGAGGCGGAGGGCCGCCGCCCGCGCATCCTGGTCGCGAAGATGGGCCAGGACGGCCACGACCGCGGCCAGAAGGTGATCGCGTCGGCCTTCGCCGACCTGGGCTTCGACGTGGACGTCGGCCCGCTGTTCCAGACGCCCGCCGAGGTGGCGCGGCAGGCGGTCGAGGCGGACGTGCACATCGTGGGCGTCTCGTCGCTGGCCGCCGGCCACCTCACGCTCGTCCCCGCACTCCGGGAGGAGCTGGCGGCCGAGGGGCGCGAGGACGTCATGATCGTCGTCGGCGGGGTGATCCCGCCGCAGGACGTCGAGGCCCTGCACGAGGCGGGGGCGGCCTCGGTCTTCCCACCGGGCACGGTCATCCCGGACGCCGCGTACGACCTGGTGCGGCGGCTCGGTGCCGCGCTCGGCCACGAGCTGTGA
- the meaB gene encoding methylmalonyl Co-A mutase-associated GTPase MeaB, with protein MAPTIDIESYAKGVLDGKRAFVARAITLVESSRPDHRVLAQELLSRLLPHAGRARRVGISGVPGVGKSTFIDALGTLLTGLGHRVAVLAVDPSSTRTGGSILGDKTRMERLSVDPRAFVRPSPSAGTLGGVAKATRESMVVMEAAGYDVVLVETVGVGQSETAVARMVDTFLLLTLARTGDQLQGIKKGVLELADVITVNKADGPHEREARSAARELAGALRLMHPADAAWTPPVLTCSAREATGLGAVWESLEQHRTLLDSTGRLAAKRSEQQVDWTWSMVRDELLESLRSHPDVRARAPELERRVREGDLTATLAAEEILAAFRGGSGRG; from the coding sequence ATGGCACCGACGATCGACATCGAGAGTTACGCCAAGGGAGTGCTCGACGGGAAGCGCGCGTTCGTCGCGCGCGCGATCACCCTCGTCGAGTCCTCCCGCCCCGACCACCGGGTGCTCGCCCAGGAGTTGCTGAGCAGGCTGCTGCCGCACGCGGGCCGGGCCCGGCGGGTCGGGATCAGCGGGGTGCCCGGGGTCGGCAAGTCGACCTTCATCGACGCGCTCGGCACCCTGCTGACGGGGCTGGGGCACCGGGTCGCGGTGCTCGCGGTGGACCCGTCGTCCACCCGTACCGGCGGCTCCATCCTGGGCGACAAGACCCGGATGGAGCGGCTGTCCGTGGACCCGCGCGCGTTCGTCCGCCCCTCGCCCTCGGCGGGCACCCTGGGCGGGGTGGCGAAGGCGACCCGCGAGTCCATGGTGGTGATGGAGGCGGCGGGTTACGACGTGGTGCTGGTGGAGACGGTCGGCGTCGGCCAGTCGGAGACCGCGGTCGCGCGCATGGTCGACACCTTCCTGCTGCTCACCCTGGCGCGTACGGGCGACCAACTCCAGGGCATCAAGAAGGGCGTCCTGGAACTGGCGGACGTCATCACGGTGAACAAGGCGGACGGCCCGCACGAACGCGAGGCCCGCTCGGCCGCACGCGAACTGGCCGGCGCCCTGCGGCTGATGCACCCGGCCGACGCCGCGTGGACCCCTCCGGTCCTCACCTGCAGCGCCCGTGAGGCGACGGGCCTGGGCGCGGTGTGGGAGAGCCTGGAGCAGCACCGCACGCTGCTGGACTCGACGGGGCGCCTGGCGGCGAAGCGGAGCGAGCAACAGGTGGACTGGACCTGGAGCATGGTCCGGGACGAGTTGCTGGAGAGCCTGCGTTCCCACCCGGACGTACGGGCGCGGGCGCCGGAGCTCGAACGGCGGGTGCGCGAGGGCGATCTGACGGCGACGCTGGCCGCGGAGGAGATCCTCGCGGCGTTCCGGGGCGGGTCCGGGCGCGGGTGA
- the rho gene encoding transcription termination factor Rho translates to MTTTLERPVSAPHAPVAAAGVLDTSEGGHGLLRGPHGHPAPGDVRVPAALIGRHGLRKGDFVKGGCDRPGTLTVVDRVNGLPPQALRTRPHFHELTPLHPRERLRLETRAGGPAPRLIDLIAPVGKGQRGLIVAPPKTGKTVLLQQLAAAVATNHPECHLMVVLLDERPEEVTDMRRSVRGDVLASTFDRPAKEHIALADLAVERGKRLVEQGQDVVILLDSLTRLCRAHNNAAGPGGRTLSGGVDAAALSGPKKLFGAARLAEEGGSLTILATALVETGSRADDFFFEELKGTGNMELRLDRALADRRIFPAVDIAPSGTRREELLLSDSELTAVRGLRRALHGRDSRAALEAVLDKVRRTPDNAAFLRQVHQTVPGA, encoded by the coding sequence GTGACCACCACACTCGAACGCCCCGTATCCGCCCCGCACGCACCTGTCGCCGCCGCCGGTGTCCTCGACACCTCGGAGGGCGGACACGGCCTGCTGCGCGGTCCGCACGGGCATCCCGCTCCCGGCGACGTCCGCGTCCCGGCCGCCCTGATCGGCCGTCACGGCCTGCGCAAGGGCGACTTCGTGAAGGGCGGCTGCGACCGGCCGGGCACGCTCACCGTCGTGGACCGCGTCAACGGACTGCCCCCGCAGGCCCTTCGCACGCGTCCGCACTTCCACGAACTGACCCCGCTGCACCCCCGGGAGCGGCTGCGCCTGGAGACCCGTGCGGGCGGGCCCGCACCACGTCTGATCGACCTGATCGCCCCGGTGGGCAAGGGGCAGCGCGGTCTGATCGTCGCTCCGCCGAAGACCGGAAAGACGGTGCTGCTCCAGCAGCTCGCGGCGGCCGTCGCGACGAACCACCCGGAGTGCCACCTCATGGTGGTGCTGCTCGACGAACGCCCCGAAGAAGTGACGGACATGCGCCGATCCGTGCGGGGCGACGTGCTCGCCTCCACCTTCGACCGTCCGGCGAAGGAGCACATCGCACTGGCCGACCTCGCCGTGGAGCGGGGCAAGCGGCTCGTCGAGCAGGGACAGGACGTCGTCATCCTCCTCGACTCGCTCACCCGGCTCTGCCGGGCGCACAACAACGCGGCCGGTCCCGGCGGGCGCACGCTGAGCGGCGGTGTCGACGCGGCCGCGCTCAGCGGGCCGAAGAAGCTGTTCGGGGCTGCGAGGCTGGCCGAGGAGGGCGGCTCGCTGACCATCCTGGCGACGGCGCTGGTGGAGACCGGTTCGCGCGCGGACGACTTCTTCTTCGAAGAGCTCAAGGGCACCGGCAACATGGAGCTCCGCCTGGACCGCGCGCTCGCCGACCGCCGTATCTTCCCGGCGGTGGACATCGCCCCCTCCGGCACGCGGCGTGAAGAACTCCTGCTTTCCGATTCGGAGTTGACGGCCGTACGCGGACTGCGGCGCGCCCTGCACGGCCGGGACAGCCGGGCCGCGCTCGAAGCCGTACTGGACAAGGTGCGCCGGACGCCCGACAACGCGGCCTTCCTCCGCCAGGTGCACCAGACGGTCCCCGGCGCCTGA
- a CDS encoding MarR family winged helix-turn-helix transcriptional regulator: MEYSHNDPELVQQPIGYWSWAAHKAVVTNIRAGLAEFGVTQPQWWAMAQVAADENGRTRAEVTEVLQGYLDVGSSLAGEIDALLVRGLLTVDGENRLRPTSEGDTVFRQCAQRQTAMRRQTHDGIADEEYLVTLKVLQRMIHNVGGEAWHH; this comes from the coding sequence ATGGAGTACTCGCACAACGACCCCGAGCTGGTCCAACAGCCCATCGGCTACTGGAGCTGGGCCGCTCACAAAGCGGTCGTCACCAACATCCGCGCGGGGCTTGCGGAGTTCGGCGTCACCCAGCCCCAGTGGTGGGCCATGGCACAGGTCGCCGCCGACGAGAACGGCCGGACCCGCGCGGAGGTGACGGAAGTCCTGCAGGGCTACTTGGACGTGGGCTCCTCGCTCGCGGGCGAGATCGACGCCCTCCTCGTCCGGGGCCTGCTCACGGTCGACGGTGAGAACCGGCTTCGGCCGACCTCCGAGGGAGACACGGTGTTCCGCCAGTGCGCCCAGCGCCAGACGGCGATGCGGAGGCAAACCCACGACGGCATCGCCGATGAGGAGTACCTGGTCACCCTCAAGGTGCTGCAGCGGATGATCCACAATGTCGGAGGAGAGGCGTGGCACCACTGA
- a CDS encoding FBP domain-containing protein, which yields MNPLTEQEIRAAFVNCSKGEAKRLAVPRDLADREWDDLDFLGWRDPQAPDRAYLVTESEGRPQAIVMRSPGAVPGRQRRSMCSLCLTTHSGGVSLMVAPKAGKAGQQGNSVGAYLCDDLACSLYVRGKKDAGPGARLRESLTLEEMIRRTSENLAAFLAHVTG from the coding sequence ATGAATCCGCTGACTGAGCAAGAGATCCGCGCCGCGTTCGTGAACTGCAGCAAGGGCGAGGCGAAGCGACTGGCGGTTCCGCGCGATCTGGCGGACCGCGAGTGGGACGACCTGGACTTCCTCGGCTGGCGCGACCCCCAGGCGCCCGACCGGGCCTACCTCGTCACCGAGTCGGAGGGCCGCCCGCAGGCCATCGTGATGCGCAGCCCGGGCGCGGTCCCCGGTCGCCAGCGCCGGAGCATGTGTTCGCTGTGCCTGACCACCCACTCCGGCGGCGTCTCGCTGATGGTCGCGCCGAAGGCGGGCAAGGCGGGGCAGCAGGGCAACTCGGTGGGCGCCTACCTCTGCGACGACCTCGCCTGCTCCCTGTACGTACGGGGCAAGAAGGACGCGGGCCCCGGCGCCCGCCTGCGCGAGTCGCTCACCCTGGAGGAGATGATCCGGCGGACTTCGGAGAACCTCGCCGCGTTCCTCGCCCATGTGACGGGGTGA
- a CDS encoding TetR/AcrR family transcriptional regulator, whose amino-acid sequence MARAGLTTERLVRAGAEMADASGFDQVTLSALARQFDVKVASLYSHLKNSQELKTRIALLALEEMADRAAVALAGRAGRDALTAFADVYRDYAREHPGRYAAAQLRLDPETAAASAAPRHSLMTRAILRGYDIAEPDETHAVRLLGSVFHGYVSLEASGGFSHSAPDSQESWTWALDRLDALLRNWAAP is encoded by the coding sequence ATGGCGCGCGCGGGACTCACCACGGAACGGCTGGTCCGGGCGGGGGCGGAGATGGCCGACGCCTCGGGCTTCGACCAGGTGACCCTTTCCGCGCTCGCCCGGCAGTTCGACGTCAAGGTCGCGAGCCTCTACTCGCACCTGAAGAACTCCCAGGAGCTCAAGACGCGGATCGCGCTGCTCGCACTGGAGGAGATGGCCGACCGGGCCGCGGTCGCCCTGGCGGGCAGGGCAGGAAGGGACGCGCTGACCGCCTTCGCCGACGTCTACCGAGACTACGCACGCGAACACCCCGGCCGTTACGCGGCTGCCCAGCTCAGGCTCGACCCGGAGACGGCCGCCGCGAGCGCGGCGCCCCGGCACTCGCTGATGACGCGGGCCATCCTGCGGGGCTACGACATCGCGGAGCCGGACGAGACGCACGCCGTCCGCCTCCTGGGCAGCGTGTTCCACGGATACGTCAGCCTGGAGGCGTCCGGCGGCTTCAGCCACTCCGCCCCGGACTCCCAGGAGAGCTGGACCTGGGCCCTGGACCGGCTCGACGCGCTCCTGAGGAACTGGGCCGCTCCCTGA
- a CDS encoding SGNH/GDSL hydrolase family protein, with the protein MSTPQSTPHRWITTPLTAALLRGALDLEHTAHGVLPHRLPARARAQYTDPQLAFAESQPSGVRLAFRTAATALELDTLPTKRAYAGAPPRPDGVYDLLVDGRPAGRATASTGNTVIVDMATGSAEYLPGPVATIRFAGLPEGDKDVEIWLPHNETTELVALRSDAPVAPSPDRGRPVWLHHGSSISHGSDAASPSTIWPALAARLGGAELINLGLAGSALLDPFTARALRDTPADLISLKIGINLVNTDAMRLRAFTPAVHGFLDTIREGHPTTPLLLVSPILCPMHEDTPGPSAPDLSQLSMGKLKFVAMGDAAETAGGKLTLNVVRAELARIVQQRSSEDPHLHHLDGRALYGPADADELPLPDQLHPDAATHRLMGERFAALAFAGDGPFAAAHA; encoded by the coding sequence TTGAGCACCCCACAGAGCACCCCGCACCGCTGGATCACCACTCCCCTGACCGCCGCGCTGCTGCGGGGCGCCCTGGATCTGGAGCACACGGCGCACGGCGTCCTCCCGCACCGGCTGCCCGCCCGGGCCCGTGCCCAGTACACCGATCCCCAGCTGGCCTTCGCCGAGTCCCAGCCTTCCGGGGTGCGGCTGGCCTTCCGCACCGCGGCCACCGCCCTGGAGCTGGACACCCTGCCCACCAAGCGGGCCTACGCGGGTGCGCCGCCGCGCCCGGACGGGGTGTACGACCTGCTCGTCGACGGCCGCCCGGCGGGCCGGGCCACCGCGTCCACCGGCAACACCGTGATCGTCGACATGGCCACCGGATCGGCCGAGTACCTGCCGGGGCCGGTCGCCACGATCCGGTTCGCCGGTCTGCCCGAGGGCGACAAGGACGTCGAGATCTGGCTGCCGCACAACGAGACCACCGAGCTCGTGGCCCTGCGCAGCGACGCCCCCGTCGCGCCGTCGCCGGACCGGGGCCGGCCCGTGTGGCTGCACCACGGGAGCTCGATCAGCCACGGTTCCGACGCCGCGAGCCCCAGTACCATCTGGCCCGCCCTCGCCGCACGCCTGGGCGGAGCGGAGCTGATCAACCTGGGCCTGGCCGGCAGCGCCCTGCTCGACCCCTTCACCGCGCGCGCCCTGCGGGACACCCCCGCCGATCTGATCAGCCTGAAGATCGGCATCAACCTGGTCAACACCGACGCGATGCGGCTGCGTGCCTTCACCCCCGCCGTCCACGGCTTCCTCGACACGATCCGCGAGGGCCACCCCACCACCCCGCTGCTCCTGGTCTCACCGATCCTGTGCCCGATGCACGAGGACACCCCGGGCCCGAGCGCCCCGGATCTCTCCCAACTGAGCATGGGGAAGCTGAAGTTCGTCGCGATGGGCGACGCGGCCGAAACCGCGGGCGGGAAGCTGACACTGAACGTCGTACGCGCGGAGCTGGCCCGGATCGTCCAGCAGCGGTCCTCCGAGGACCCGCATCTGCACCACCTCGACGGCCGCGCGCTCTACGGCCCGGCCGACGCGGACGAGCTGCCGCTGCCCGACCAGCTGCATCCCGACGCCGCGACCCACCGCCTGATGGGCGAGCGCTTCGCCGCGCTGGCCTTCGCGGGCGACGGCCCGTTCGCGGCTGCGCACGCCTGA
- the pgm gene encoding phosphoglucomutase (alpha-D-glucose-1,6-bisphosphate-dependent), with product MVHARAGKPAESDDLVDVARLVTAYYALHPDPAEPGQRVAFGTSGHRGSSLATAFNEDHIAATTQAICEYRTRQGTDGPLFLGVDTHALSEPARVTALEVLAANGATVLIDSEDGYTPTPAVSHAILTYNRGRTGGLADGIVVTPSHNPPADGGFKYNPPNGGPAGSDATSWIQDRANELIAGGLKEVRRVPYARALAAGTTGRHDFLGGYVDDLPSVLNLDAIRDAGIRIGADPLGGASVGYWGRIAETHRIDLTVVNPLADPTWRFMTLDWDGKIRMDCSSPYAMASLIAQRDAYAISTGNDADADRHGIVTPDGGLMNPNHYLAVAIQYLYTHRDGWPAGTGIGKTLVSSSMIDRVAADLGRPLVEVPVGFKWFVDGLFDGSLGFGGEESAGASFLRRDGQVWTTDKDGILLALLASEITAVTGSTPSQHYTELTTRFGDPAYARVDAPATREEKAVLAKLSPEQVTADTLAGEAITAVLTEAPGNGAAIGGLKVCTDSAWFAARPSGTEDVYKVYAESFQGPDHLSRVQDEAKALVSTVLGAAG from the coding sequence ATGGTGCACGCACGGGCCGGCAAGCCGGCAGAATCCGACGACCTGGTCGACGTGGCACGGCTGGTGACTGCGTATTACGCCCTCCACCCCGACCCGGCCGAGCCCGGCCAGCGGGTGGCCTTCGGCACGTCCGGGCACCGCGGTTCCTCGCTCGCGACCGCGTTCAACGAGGACCACATCGCCGCCACCACCCAGGCGATCTGCGAATACCGCACCCGGCAGGGCACGGACGGCCCGCTCTTCCTCGGCGTGGACACCCATGCCCTGTCGGAGCCCGCGCGGGTCACCGCCCTGGAGGTCCTCGCCGCGAACGGGGCCACCGTCCTCATCGACTCCGAGGACGGCTACACCCCGACCCCGGCGGTCTCGCACGCGATCCTGACGTACAACCGCGGCCGGACCGGAGGGCTGGCCGACGGGATCGTCGTCACCCCGTCGCACAACCCGCCCGCCGACGGCGGGTTCAAGTACAACCCGCCCAACGGCGGACCGGCCGGCTCGGACGCCACCTCCTGGATCCAGGACCGCGCCAACGAACTCATCGCGGGCGGGCTCAAGGAGGTGCGCCGCGTCCCGTACGCCCGTGCGCTGGCCGCGGGGACGACCGGACGCCACGACTTCCTCGGCGGGTACGTCGACGACCTGCCGTCCGTACTGAACCTGGACGCGATCCGCGACGCGGGCATCCGGATCGGCGCAGACCCGCTCGGCGGCGCGTCCGTCGGCTACTGGGGCCGCATCGCGGAGACCCACCGCATCGACCTGACGGTGGTCAACCCGCTCGCCGACCCCACCTGGCGCTTCATGACGCTGGACTGGGACGGCAAGATCCGGATGGACTGCTCCTCGCCGTACGCCATGGCCTCGCTCATCGCGCAGCGCGACGCGTACGCCATCTCCACCGGCAACGACGCCGATGCCGACCGGCACGGCATCGTCACCCCCGACGGCGGGCTGATGAACCCCAACCACTACCTGGCCGTCGCCATCCAGTACCTCTACACCCACCGCGACGGCTGGCCCGCCGGGACCGGCATCGGCAAGACACTGGTCTCCTCCTCGATGATCGACCGGGTCGCCGCCGACCTCGGCCGCCCGCTGGTGGAGGTACCTGTCGGCTTCAAGTGGTTCGTGGACGGTCTCTTCGACGGCAGCCTCGGCTTCGGCGGCGAGGAGTCCGCCGGCGCCTCGTTCCTGCGGCGCGACGGCCAGGTGTGGACCACCGACAAGGACGGCATCCTGCTCGCCCTGCTGGCCTCCGAGATCACCGCGGTCACCGGCTCCACCCCGTCCCAGCACTACACCGAGCTCACCACCCGTTTCGGCGACCCCGCCTACGCGCGCGTCGACGCCCCGGCCACCCGCGAGGAGAAGGCCGTGCTGGCCAAGCTCTCGCCCGAGCAGGTCACCGCCGACACCCTCGCGGGCGAGGCCATCACCGCCGTACTCACCGAGGCGCCCGGCAACGGCGCGGCCATCGGCGGTCTCAAGGTCTGCACCGACAGCGCCTGGTTCGCCGCCCGGCCCTCCGGCACCGAGGACGTGTACAAGGTGTACGCGGAGAGCTTCCAGGGCCCCGACCACCTGAGCAGGGTCCAGGACGAGGCCAAGGCCCTCGTCTCGACCGTCCTGGGCGCCGCGGGCTGA
- a CDS encoding ABC-F family ATP-binding cassette domain-containing protein has product MTRPALLAHDLVRTLGRRRVLDGVSLTAAPGRRIGLIGENGAGKSTLLRILAGVDEPDSGTVVRPAGLGYLHQEMPYESGASITDVLDDALAESRADLARLDLLSREIAAVPEDTPGHGDLLARYAECLQQAEEHEAWDADRRAGLVLDGLGLGALAHGRTLGTLSGGQRGRLALAALLIRRPTALLLDEPTNHLDDEAAAFLERRLCEMPGAVVVAGHDRAFLDAVCTDLIDLDPAVRGPVHYGGGYTAYQDQRRAARESWQRRFEEEEKELADLRVAVEVTAHRVAPDRGPRDNEKMGYGHAGGRVQHQIARRVRNAARRLGELERQRVPAPPEPLRFRTPEPEAAEPANSADDAPLLSLRDLRVPGRLTLDRLDLHSGHRLLVTGPNGAGKSTLLAVLAGGLTAPTGRVRRREGLRAGLLAQDTVFEHPGRTVAETYTLGLGEERAELVPLAGLGLFAARDLDSRVGELSAGQRRRLALALLVADPPDLLLLDEPTNHLSPRLADELEEALGTGPGTVVVASHDRWLRSRWPGTELRLRAPAEERT; this is encoded by the coding sequence ATGACCCGACCCGCCCTGCTCGCCCACGACCTCGTCCGTACCCTCGGGAGGCGCCGGGTGCTCGACGGCGTCTCCCTCACCGCCGCCCCCGGCCGCCGCATCGGCCTGATCGGCGAGAACGGTGCCGGAAAGTCCACCCTGCTGAGAATCCTCGCCGGGGTGGACGAGCCCGATTCCGGCACCGTCGTCCGCCCTGCCGGACTCGGCTACCTCCACCAGGAGATGCCGTACGAGAGCGGAGCGAGCATCACCGACGTGCTCGACGACGCCCTCGCCGAGTCCCGCGCGGACCTTGCCCGGCTCGACCTACTCTCCCGGGAGATCGCCGCCGTGCCCGAGGACACGCCCGGCCACGGCGACCTCCTCGCCCGGTACGCGGAGTGCCTGCAGCAGGCCGAGGAGCACGAGGCCTGGGACGCCGACCGGCGCGCCGGGCTCGTCCTCGACGGCCTCGGCCTCGGCGCCCTGGCCCACGGCCGCACCCTCGGCACCCTCTCGGGCGGACAGCGGGGGCGGCTCGCCCTTGCTGCGCTGCTGATCCGCCGGCCCACCGCGCTCCTCCTCGACGAACCCACCAACCACCTGGACGACGAGGCCGCCGCGTTCCTGGAACGGCGGCTGTGCGAGATGCCCGGTGCCGTCGTGGTGGCGGGCCACGACCGGGCGTTCCTCGACGCCGTCTGCACCGACCTGATCGACCTCGACCCCGCGGTGCGCGGGCCGGTCCACTACGGCGGCGGCTACACCGCCTACCAGGACCAGCGGCGGGCCGCCCGGGAGAGCTGGCAGCGGCGCTTCGAGGAGGAGGAGAAAGAACTCGCCGACCTGCGCGTCGCGGTGGAGGTCACGGCCCACCGGGTCGCCCCGGACCGTGGGCCGCGCGACAACGAGAAGATGGGGTACGGCCACGCCGGGGGCCGGGTCCAGCACCAGATCGCCCGCCGGGTGCGCAACGCCGCCCGCCGGCTCGGCGAACTGGAGCGGCAGCGGGTCCCCGCCCCGCCGGAGCCCCTGCGCTTCCGCACCCCTGAACCGGAAGCCGCCGAGCCCGCGAACTCCGCCGACGACGCCCCGCTGCTCTCCCTCCGGGACCTCCGGGTGCCCGGCCGCCTCACCCTCGACCGCCTGGACCTCCACTCGGGCCACCGCCTGCTGGTGACCGGCCCGAACGGCGCGGGCAAGTCGACGCTCCTCGCGGTGCTGGCGGGCGGACTGACCGCTCCCACCGGCCGGGTGCGTCGCCGGGAGGGGCTTCGGGCCGGACTGCTCGCCCAGGACACGGTGTTCGAGCATCCGGGGCGTACCGTCGCGGAGACGTACACCCTCGGGCTCGGCGAGGAACGGGCCGAACTCGTCCCGCTCGCCGGGCTCGGGCTCTTCGCCGCACGGGATCTCGACAGCAGAGTCGGTGAACTGTCGGCCGGTCAGCGCCGCAGGCTCGCCCTCGCCCTGCTCGTCGCCGACCCGCCGGACCTGCTGCTGCTCGACGAACCGACCAACCACCTCTCGCCACGGCTCGCCGACGAGTTGGAGGAGGCACTCGGCACCGGTCCGGGGACCGTCGTGGTCGCCAGCCACGACCGGTGGCTCAGGTCCCGTTGGCCGGGTACGGAACTGCGCCTGCGGGCACCCGCGGAGGAGCGGACGTGA